The Apis mellifera strain DH4 linkage group LG3, Amel_HAv3.1, whole genome shotgun sequence genome includes the window TTCCGTTTAGAAAACGGTAGAGAACGGTAAATacagaaattatattcaaatcataataaaagtaaatttcaaaaataatttatttagttgTTCTTtccatgaattatatatattaaattcatacatcttatgattaaaaatctgataaaaaataaaaaaattttattattaaaattatatgaaaagcgtttcttatttttatttttattatattattatttaaaataagaagtgattaacattaaaaaactaatttcatatttgtcATGAAATTGACAAATTTCTATTAGAATATCTAcctattaaaacatataaaaaatatataaaatccatacattaaaatatataaaatattttatttgtatatataaaaattagatcacactatattttattaaaattttctatctatttaaatttttaattaataaattaataaaaaaagataaaaataaatcaaatatcggAATagtcttttaaataaaaattttgcaaagcaAATATagataaggaaagaaaataataatagaaagagaaagtataaaaattggagaattaACGCCATCTCTAgagtataaatgaaatataaaaaaacataataaataatgaaagataagatagaaaattaatctttagttatcttttgaatattaaaaacatttcttcaatactttttcagataaataaaataaaaattaacaattagcgccaaaaattataaagtatttcaaatattgaatcttttagatatataattttgtaaaacacagatagataaagagagaaaatagataaagagACAAAGCAGAGATAGGATAAATATGtggaaatcagcgccatctctagagtgccgcaaatgaaacacaaaaaaaaaggatagaaaataataagacaaGGATAGAGATATAAGAATTAACCTTTGGCGCCATCTTCTAAAGATACAAGGAaactatttctttaaatattaaaaatatctttctacaAATGCTAAGAGATGGCGCTAAAGGTTaattctcgaagaaaaagGACAGCAAATAATAAGACAAGGATAGAGATAGGTAAGAATTAACTTTTGGCGCCATCTCTTAAAGATATGATGAAAcactttctttaaatattaaaaatatctttctaacAAATGTTAAGAGATGGCGCTAcagattaattctaaaataaaaaggacAGCAAATAACAAGAGAAGGATAGATATAGATAAGAATTAACCTTTGGCGCCATCTCTTAGCATTTgtaagaagatatttttaatatttaaagaaatagttTCCTTAAGTCTTTAAGAGATGGCGCCAAAGGTTAATTCTTATATCTCTATCCTTGTCTTATTATTTGCTATCCTTTTTTATTCTAGAATTAACCTTTAGCGACATCTCTTAgcatttctagaaaaatatttttaatatttaaagaaatagttTCCTTGAGTCTTTAAGAGATGGCGCCAaagattaattcttatatctcTATCCTTGTCTTATTATTTGCTATCCTTTTTTATTCTAGAATTAAACTTTAGCGACATCTCTTAGCATTtgtagaaagatatttttaatatttaatgaaatagttTCCTTGTATCTTTAAGAGATGGCGCCAAAGGTTAATTCTTATATCTCTATCTTTGTCTTATTATTTgctatccttttcttttttgagtttcatttgcggcactctagagatggcgctgattttcacatttttatcctatctctGTCTTTGTCTCactattttctctctttatctatttctataaaattatctagttctataaaattatacattaagaaGAGTTTTGATATctgaagtattttattttctttatttaacttaataattaaaaatcttaatagattctatttcaatttatatatatgttacattataaatatatatatatttatttttatttaaatatattatatatacataatatatagaatatatttaaaaaaaatattcaaagatgatgttaatagttaatttttatcttatctctgTCCGTCTCCCACTATTTgtttttcatgttttatttaagatattttaaagatgatttttcaatttttattctatatttcctGTTCCTCTACTATTTGTTTTTATGTTATGTATTATCAGAAgacaaaaaactataaaaaaaaaataatctgatgaaatgaaatttagtttctttatgttatataagTAAGATCAAATTATTAgtgctttataatttatctattgtatattatactaatcattttcaaaaataaaaaaaatggtagCTGGAAAAATAGCTTTTGTAACAggtatttatagaaaaaaaaattaaagaaaatttatatttatgacaaatattttttattagatctattataattataggtGCTGGAAGCGGTATAGGTAGAAAAGTATGCCATATTTTGGCAAAACAAGGGGCTAGTGTTATTGCTACCgatataaacttaaaaaatgcTGAAGAAACTATTAGATCTTTAAATGGTTTgagtacaaaatatttttttattatgtactaatatatattaatataaataatagtaatataataaaatatatataataatttttagatagcaGACATTTAGCATTAAATGTAGAAGTCTTAAATGAACAAAGTATTAAAGAagcatttaaaaatgtaataaataaatattcaactcCACCTACTATTATAGTTAATTCTGCTGGCATTACAAgtgatcaatttattttgaaacttaCTAATGAAGATTTTGATAAAGTACTTAATGTGAATTTAAAaggaactttttttataatccaaACAGCagtaaaagaaatgattaatgctaatgtaaataaaggtggttcaattgttaatataagttctattattggaaaaataggAAACATGGGACAAGCCAATTATGCTGCATCAAAAGCTGGAGTAATAGCACTTACAAAAACTGCTTCTCTTGAATTTGGACAGtaagaacaaaataatatttatataatattttattcaataattataaatttataatattatcaatcatATTATAGATTTGGAATTCGTGTTAATACTGTGCTACCAGGTTTTATAGAAACTCCTATGACAAAAACTATACCTGAGAATATaaagcaattatttataaaaagaattcccCTTCATAGAATGGGAAAACCAGAAGAAGTGGCAGAAGTTATCAGTTTTTTAGCATCTTCCAAGAGTTCTTATATTAATGGTGCATCCATAGATGTTACAGGAGGATTATATTAAACTTGTTTAAAactatgttaaatatatatatgttaaaactacatatatatatattttatatttttgtaattatttaaaatacaaatttaaaatacatttaatgaaataattacaaatatttgaaatgttgattgatttaaaatatatatatgttaattacatatattatttctttttccccttaaGTTTCTTTGCATGTTTATGAGCTTTATAATGCAATCTTCTTTTCTCATCAATGATCTCCTTATATttacgtttattatatttagagaaTTGAGCATCAGTCATAAGTTCATCCACAATTGTTTTCTTACGTTCTTTCTTAGTAAGACGTCCAGAATAATAATCCAAATGTGAATCAATAACTTTACCAATTTGGAAGTATCGTGGTAA containing:
- the LOC552493 gene encoding estradiol 17-beta-dehydrogenase 8, which produces MVAGKIAFVTGAGSGIGRKVCHILAKQGASVIATDINLKNAEETIRSLNDSRHLALNVEVLNEQSIKEAFKNVINKYSTPPTIIVNSAGITSDQFILKLTNEDFDKVLNVNLKGTFFIIQTAVKEMINANVNKGGSIVNISSIIGKIGNMGQANYAASKAGVIALTKTASLEFGQFGIRVNTVLPGFIETPMTKTIPENIKQLFIKRIPLHRMGKPEEVAEVISFLASSKSSYINGASIDVTGGLY